A single Bosea sp. PAMC 26642 DNA region contains:
- a CDS encoding TRAP transporter large permease, whose protein sequence is MAITILFTSFAVLLLMGVPVAFCLGLSSMATVLYMGIPPVVVFQQLSTGMNAFAMLAIPFFIYSGDLMIRGGIADRLIQFASSLVGHLRGGLGQVNVITCTLFGGISGSAVADASAVGGIMIPQMVKRGYAADYAVNVTANAAIIALLIPPSHNMIIYSLAAGGTISIADLFTAGVVPGLMLCLALMVAAWAVAVRRGYPADPFPGFMTVARLFVVAVPGLLLIGIIFGGVRSGVFTATESSCVAVIYALLVTIFVYRELDLKGFTHATLGAVRTTAMVLLVIGAASSFGWLMAFLEVPKATIELMQSISSNPLMILLLINVILLVLGTFMDMAPMIIICTPIFLPVVKAIGVDPVHFGVILILNAGIGLNTPPVGSVQFVACAIGKVSISESMRTIWPFYGASVAVLMLVTYVPAFSLWLPGVFR, encoded by the coding sequence ATGGCCATCACGATCCTCTTCACATCCTTCGCCGTGCTCCTGCTGATGGGTGTGCCCGTGGCGTTCTGCCTCGGCCTCTCCTCGATGGCGACGGTGCTGTACATGGGCATTCCGCCCGTCGTCGTCTTCCAGCAGTTGTCGACCGGCATGAATGCATTCGCCATGCTGGCGATCCCGTTCTTCATCTACTCGGGCGACCTGATGATCCGCGGCGGCATCGCCGACCGCCTGATCCAGTTCGCCTCCTCGCTCGTCGGTCATCTGCGCGGCGGCCTCGGGCAGGTCAACGTCATCACCTGCACGCTTTTCGGCGGCATCTCCGGCTCGGCCGTGGCGGATGCCTCCGCCGTCGGCGGCATCATGATCCCGCAGATGGTCAAGCGCGGCTATGCCGCCGACTATGCCGTCAATGTCACGGCCAACGCCGCGATCATCGCGCTGTTGATCCCGCCCTCGCACAACATGATCATCTACTCGCTGGCGGCCGGCGGCACGATCTCGATCGCCGATCTCTTCACCGCCGGCGTCGTGCCGGGGCTGATGCTGTGCCTGGCACTGATGGTCGCGGCCTGGGCCGTCGCGGTCAGGCGCGGCTATCCCGCCGATCCCTTCCCCGGTTTCATGACGGTCGCGCGCCTCTTCGTCGTGGCGGTGCCCGGCCTGCTCCTCATCGGCATCATCTTCGGCGGCGTGCGCTCGGGCGTCTTCACCGCGACCGAATCCTCCTGCGTCGCGGTGATCTACGCATTGCTGGTGACGATCTTCGTCTACCGCGAGCTCGATCTGAAAGGCTTCACCCACGCCACACTCGGCGCTGTCCGCACCACCGCGATGGTGCTGCTCGTCATCGGCGCGGCGAGTTCCTTCGGCTGGCTGATGGCCTTCCTCGAGGTCCCAAAGGCGACCATCGAGCTGATGCAGTCGATCTCCAGCAACCCGTTGATGATCCTGCTGCTCATCAACGTCATCCTGCTGGTGCTCGGCACCTTCATGGACATGGCGCCGATGATCATCATCTGCACGCCGATCTTCCTGCCGGTGGTCAAAGCCATCGGCGTCGATCCGGTGCATTTCGGCGTGATCCTGATCCTCAACGCCGGCATCGGCCTGAACACGCCGCCGGTCGGTTCGGTCCAGTTCGTCGCCTGCGCCATCGGCAAGGTCTCGATCAGCGAGAGCATGCGCACGATCTGGCCCTTCTACGGCGCGAGCGTTGCGGTGCTGATGCTCGTGACCTACGTTCCCGCCTTCTCCCTCTGGCTGCCGGGCGTATTCCGTTGA
- a CDS encoding mannitol dehydrogenase family protein has translation MTRLTTRTLSSLPAAVRRPAYDRANLSPGIVHLGLGAFARGHLCEYTEDVLERGIGPWGIVGASLQRPDQRDRLKPQDGLYTLLKRSPAGPELRIISCLLDIMVAPEDPAALIARMAAPETRIVSLTVTEKGYCHDPATGRLKADHPDIVHDLANPDKPRSAIGLLVAALKARHAAGLGPFTALCCDNLPANGKVLAGLVRDFAALRDDRLAAWIEANGAFPATMVDRIVPATTDADIAEVAGLIGLEDAAPVIGEPFRQWAIQDIFATGRPKWEDVGAQMVSEVAPFEFMKLRMLNGAHSSLAYLGYLAGHETVSDASNDPVFPRFLQGLWAEIMPTVPAPQGVALPDYASALLVRFQNPAIRHRTWQIAMDGSQKLPQRLLGTIRERLKAGAPIDHLALGVAAWMAYVSGTDESGATIDVRDPLAAEFAARAASAGRNAAALSTALLGIEAIFGPDLPREERFTQAVQQHLATLFDNGAKATAAGLAS, from the coding sequence TTGACGAGACTGACGACGAGGACGCTGTCCTCCCTTCCCGCCGCGGTTCGCCGCCCCGCCTATGACCGCGCGAACCTTTCGCCCGGCATCGTCCATCTCGGGCTCGGCGCCTTCGCGCGCGGCCACCTCTGCGAATACACCGAGGACGTGCTGGAGCGCGGCATCGGCCCCTGGGGCATCGTCGGCGCGAGCCTGCAGCGCCCCGACCAGCGTGACCGGCTGAAACCGCAGGACGGTCTCTATACCCTGCTGAAGCGCAGCCCGGCCGGCCCGGAACTGCGCATTATCAGCTGCCTGCTCGACATCATGGTCGCGCCCGAAGACCCGGCCGCGCTGATCGCGCGGATGGCTGCGCCCGAGACCCGCATCGTCTCGCTGACCGTGACCGAGAAGGGCTATTGCCACGACCCGGCGACGGGCCGCCTCAAGGCCGACCATCCCGACATCGTCCACGACCTGGCAAACCCGGACAAGCCGCGCTCGGCCATCGGTCTGCTCGTCGCAGCCCTGAAGGCGCGCCATGCCGCCGGTCTCGGACCCTTCACCGCGCTTTGCTGCGACAATCTTCCCGCCAACGGCAAGGTGCTGGCCGGCCTGGTGCGCGACTTCGCGGCGCTGCGCGACGACCGCCTCGCCGCCTGGATCGAAGCCAACGGCGCCTTTCCAGCGACCATGGTCGACCGCATCGTGCCGGCCACCACGGACGCCGACATCGCGGAGGTCGCAGGGCTGATCGGATTAGAGGACGCAGCCCCCGTCATCGGAGAGCCGTTCCGCCAATGGGCCATCCAGGACATTTTTGCCACCGGCCGCCCGAAATGGGAGGACGTCGGCGCGCAGATGGTCTCGGAGGTCGCGCCGTTCGAGTTCATGAAGCTGCGGATGCTCAACGGCGCCCATTCGAGCCTGGCCTATCTCGGCTATCTCGCCGGGCACGAAACCGTGTCGGATGCCAGCAACGACCCGGTCTTCCCCCGCTTCCTGCAGGGGCTTTGGGCCGAGATCATGCCCACCGTGCCGGCGCCGCAAGGCGTCGCTTTGCCCGACTATGCGAGCGCACTGCTCGTCCGCTTCCAGAACCCGGCCATCCGCCATCGCACCTGGCAGATCGCCATGGACGGCTCGCAGAAGCTGCCGCAGCGCCTGCTCGGCACCATCCGCGAGCGCCTGAAGGCCGGCGCCCCGATCGACCACCTCGCGCTCGGCGTCGCCGCCTGGATGGCTTACGTCTCCGGCACCGACGAGAGTGGAGCAACGATCGACGTCCGCGATCCGCTGGCAGCCGAATTCGCCGCGCGCGCGGCGAGCGCGGGACGCAACGCTGCCGCGCTGAGCACGGCCCTGCTCGGCATCGAAGCGATCTTCGGCCCCGATCTGCCGCGCGAGGAGCGCTTCACTCAGGCCGTGCAGCAGCATCTCGCGACCCTTTTCGACAACGGAGCGAAGGCGACGGCGGCCGGGTTGGCTTCGTAG
- a CDS encoding transporter substrate-binding domain-containing protein, whose translation MIRRLAFIIIALSTLATGHATAQSRVTIPNFWDQRIRLDRPEPGPPRVVRFLTDDEYPPLHFAAPDGTLTGFSVEIARAACERLGWTCTVQARRFDTLLDSLAEARGDVLAAAINLNPQLRARFAASHLYFRGSARLLTTRGNAQAELDPLTLQGKRVAVIGGTAHQAFLERLMPFVQRRETGTLPGAIEALRSGEAEFVFADGIALSLLLASNAGAELAFTGGPFLESGYFGEGVAFLLRKDDPTLKRSLDYALQTLWDDGTYTRLYLRFFPVSPF comes from the coding sequence ATGATCCGCCGGCTCGCCTTCATCATCATTGCACTCTCGACATTGGCCACCGGCCACGCCACGGCGCAATCGCGTGTCACCATCCCGAATTTCTGGGACCAGCGCATCCGTCTCGACCGCCCCGAGCCCGGCCCACCGCGCGTAGTGCGCTTCCTGACCGACGACGAATACCCGCCGCTGCATTTCGCGGCCCCCGACGGGACCCTGACCGGCTTCTCGGTGGAGATCGCGCGCGCCGCCTGCGAACGGCTCGGCTGGACCTGCACGGTGCAAGCGCGACGCTTCGACACCCTGCTCGATTCGCTCGCCGAGGCGCGCGGCGACGTGCTGGCCGCCGCGATCAACCTGAACCCGCAATTGCGCGCCCGTTTTGCCGCGAGCCATCTTTATTTCCGCGGCAGCGCCCGCCTGCTCACCACGCGCGGCAACGCCCAGGCCGAGCTCGATCCACTGACCCTGCAGGGCAAGCGCGTCGCCGTCATCGGCGGCACCGCCCACCAGGCCTTCCTCGAACGGCTCATGCCGTTCGTACAGCGCCGTGAGACCGGCACGCTCCCCGGCGCGATCGAAGCCCTGCGCAGCGGCGAGGCCGAATTCGTCTTCGCCGACGGCATCGCGCTCTCGCTGCTGCTCGCCAGCAACGCCGGCGCCGAACTCGCCTTCACCGGCGGCCCCTTCCTCGAAAGCGGCTATTTCGGCGAAGGCGTCGCCTTCCTGCTGCGCAAGGACGATCCCACTTTGAAGCGCAGCCTCGACTACGCCCTCCAGACGCTCTGGGACGACGGCACCTATACAAGGCTCTATCTGAGGTTCTTCCCGGTCAGCCCGTTCTGA